In the Euphorbia lathyris chromosome 5, ddEupLath1.1, whole genome shotgun sequence genome, one interval contains:
- the LOC136230100 gene encoding trans-resveratrol di-O-methyltransferase-like yields the protein MVNLSDSKNKSCELLEAQAHIWNHIFNFINSMSLKCAVELGIPEIIHSHPKPITISELNAALSIHPTKAHCLPRLMRLLIHSGFFALAKTNNQNDDNEEEGYVLTNSSKLLLNDNPFSVKPFLLAMLDPVLTKPWNFGSTWFLNDDLTPFDTAHGMSLWDYAGGYPKINNFFNEAMASDSRLLSSILIGEGKEVFDGLNSVVDVGGGTGTAAKAIAKAFPQMECIVLDLPHVVDGIHDTPNLKFVAGNMFHAVPPADAIMLKWILHDWSDQECSKILEQCKKAIKERKGGKVIVIDMVRDNKKGDNEAIETQLFYDMLMMVLVTGKERNEKEWAKLFFDAGFSGYKIIPIMGLRSIIEVYP from the exons ATGGTTAATTTGAGTGATTCAAAAAATAAGAGTTGTGAGCTTCTTGAAGCTCAAGCTCACATATGGAACCACAtcttcaatttcattaattCCATGTCTCTTAAATGTGCAGTTGAATTAGGCATCCCAGAAATCATCCATAGTCATCCGAAACCAATCACCATATCTGAGCTCAATGCTGCTCTATCTATCCACCCAACCAAAGCTCATTGCCTTCCTCGCTTGATGCGCCTTTTGATTCATTCCGGTTTCTTTGCTCTTGCAAAAACTAATAACCAAAATGATGATAATGAAGAAGAAGGGTATGTTCTCACCAATTCATCTAAGCTACTCCTCAATGACAATCCATTTAGCGTAAAACCGTTCTTGCTAGCTATGCTTGATCCGGTTTTAACAAAACCATGGAATTTTGGTAGCACTTGGTTCCTTAATGATGATCTTACCCCTTTTGATACTGCTCATGGGATGTCACTTTGGGATTATGCTGGTGGTTATCCTAAGATCAACAATTTCTTTAACGAAGCTATGGCTAGTGATTCTCGACTACTGTCAAGTATTCTAATAGGTGAAGGGAAAGAGGTGTTTGATGGATTGAATTCAGTAGTTGATGTTGGAGGTGGAACTGGAACTGCAGCCAAAGCCATAGCCAAAGCATTTCCTCAGATGGAATGCATTGTTCTTGATCTTCCACATGTGGTGGATGGAATCCATGACACCCCCAATCTGAAATTTGTTGCAGGCAACATGTTCCATGCAGTTCCTCCCGCAGATGCAATTATGTTAAAG TGGATTTTGCACGATTGGAGCGACCAAGAATGCTCGAAGATATTGGAGCAATGCAAAAAAGCGATTAAAGAACGGAAAGGTGGAAAGGTGATTGTCATAGATATGGtaagagacaataaaaagggggATAATGAAGCCATTGAAACTCAACTCTTCTATGATATGTTGATGATGGTGTTGGTTACCGGTAAAGAAAGGAATGAAAAAGAATGGGCTAAACTCTTCTTTGATGCTGGTTTTAGTGGTTATAAGATAATACCAATTATGGGTTTAAGATCAATCATTGAAGTTTATCCTTAG